The Metabacillus schmidteae genome has a segment encoding these proteins:
- a CDS encoding serine/threonine protein kinase, which produces MEKDLLVVDELLSQITITSNPNNKPVTISGNVHDLSCIGVGTDAAVFQYIHEPSYAFKLYAEEKKDKIQTEANVYEQLNDSPFFSKCFGAFDRYLVLSFESGITLYDCLLQGIHIPSQAIADVENARKYAQDQNLNPRDIHLKNILLQNGRAKVIDVSEYLKPGNDHRWEHLKKAYDDYYHLVDGKAIPIWLMETIQRWYNLRKNSSIEEFMKDVLKLKVFWK; this is translated from the coding sequence TTGGAAAAAGATCTATTAGTAGTAGACGAACTATTGTCACAAATTACAATTACATCAAATCCTAACAATAAGCCGGTAACGATTTCAGGAAATGTTCATGATTTAAGTTGTATTGGTGTTGGAACAGATGCTGCTGTTTTTCAATATATTCATGAACCATCATATGCATTTAAGCTCTATGCTGAAGAGAAAAAAGATAAAATTCAAACAGAAGCAAATGTCTATGAACAATTAAATGACTCACCATTCTTTTCTAAATGCTTTGGAGCTTTTGATAGATATTTAGTATTAAGCTTTGAATCGGGTATTACGCTTTATGATTGTCTACTACAAGGTATCCATATTCCTTCACAGGCAATTGCTGATGTTGAGAATGCAAGAAAGTATGCGCAAGATCAGAACCTAAACCCAAGGGATATACATTTAAAGAACATCTTACTACAGAATGGCAGAGCAAAAGTTATTGATGTATCTGAATACTTAAAACCCGGAAATGATCACCGCTGGGAGCATTTGAAGAAAGCCTATGATGATTATTACCACTTAGTTGATGGTAAGGCGATTCCCATTTGGCTTATGGAAACCATCCAAAGGTGGTATAACTTAAGAAAAAATTCTTCCATCGAAGAGTTTATGAAAGATGTATTAAAACTAAAAGTTTTTTGGAAATAA
- a CDS encoding beta-ketoacyl-ACP synthase III → MKRKVKILGTGSYVPKRVVKAEEIDVLIGKTKGWSEKKSGVKQRFFVENETASYMASEAAKLAIKDAEISLSDLDCIVSASGTNEQAIPCNAALIQKQLGLQDSGIPCFDFNSTCLSFVTALDMMSYAIDQKRFQHVLIVSSEISSVGLNWSQHESSILFGDGACAFILTHSNESSGIIASKMETFSEGAEFSEIRGGGTKIHPRNFSEQTENDFLFDMDGRAIFKLSYKRLTEFLEGLFKQTQLSMKDMQMVIPHQASASAMKIIRKKLGVEEERFMSIIEDYGNVIAASIPLAFHEALRLGKLKRGDLVLLLGTSAGLSIGGIVLEY, encoded by the coding sequence ATGAAACGCAAAGTAAAAATTCTTGGTACAGGATCTTATGTACCTAAGCGAGTCGTGAAAGCTGAAGAAATTGATGTGTTAATTGGAAAAACAAAAGGCTGGTCTGAGAAAAAGTCAGGTGTGAAGCAAAGGTTTTTTGTCGAAAACGAAACAGCGTCATATATGGCTTCAGAGGCAGCAAAGTTAGCGATTAAAGATGCGGAAATATCATTGTCTGATCTCGATTGTATCGTGAGTGCAAGTGGCACAAATGAACAGGCTATTCCGTGCAATGCCGCATTAATACAAAAACAATTAGGTCTCCAAGATTCAGGGATACCATGCTTTGACTTTAACTCAACATGTCTTAGTTTTGTAACAGCTCTTGATATGATGTCTTATGCTATTGATCAAAAAAGATTTCAACATGTATTAATTGTCTCTTCGGAGATTTCATCTGTTGGTTTAAATTGGAGTCAGCATGAAAGCAGCATTTTATTTGGAGATGGAGCTTGTGCCTTTATTCTGACACATAGTAATGAATCTTCTGGAATTATTGCTTCGAAAATGGAAACGTTTAGTGAAGGAGCTGAATTTTCAGAAATCAGAGGTGGGGGAACAAAAATACATCCAAGAAATTTCAGTGAGCAGACTGAAAACGACTTTTTATTTGATATGGACGGTCGTGCCATCTTTAAACTCTCTTATAAACGATTAACTGAATTTCTCGAAGGATTGTTTAAACAAACTCAACTTTCAATGAAAGATATGCAAATGGTCATTCCACATCAAGCGAGTGCATCCGCAATGAAAATCATTCGGAAAAAACTGGGTGTTGAAGAGGAGCGGTTTATGAGCATAATTGAGGATTATGGAAATGTCATTGCAGCATCTATTCCTCTAGCATTCCACGAGGCTCTGAGACTTGGAAAATTGAAAAGGGGAGATCTTGTTTTATTATTAGGCACATCTGCGGGTTTATCAATCGGAGGTATTGTGCTTGAATACTAG
- a CDS encoding anti-repressor SinI family protein has product MINSAKEMNDESLDLEWIELMKTAIKIGLTVEEVHEFLMENRKS; this is encoded by the coding sequence ATGATAAATTCAGCAAAAGAAATGAACGATGAAAGTTTGGATTTAGAGTGGATCGAACTAATGAAAACAGCTATAAAGATTGGGTTAACGGTAGAGGAAGTTCACGAATTTCTAATGGAAAACAGGAAAAGTTAA
- a CDS encoding ATP-grasp domain-containing protein, giving the protein MNTRLRVLVTGARAPVTLHVCRLLKQSGAEVYATDCTNSPLTKVSSSIKKYILTPSPKFETKNYIKALVEIVKKEEIDYLIPTCEEIFYISMYKEVISQYCIVLVDDFSKLNVLHNKYKFIKLVEFLGYQVPITTLLTENTKVNTLPEETDLVLKKVFSRFSDSVIFLSTKSEIPPICLNDSSWILQERVKGEQYCSYSIAEDGKVLAQAVYKSNFTAGLGATISFEHIEKSDINQFVCHIVEHLNFTGQISFDFIVDNRNRAFPIECNPRATSGLHLFDQEVVEALLLKSIKYVIPKKKKKEAIKLAMFLYGLPQIDNMRRLGEWLKIVITYKDITFRITDPLPYFFQFISLIKMWRESKKNAVSLLKQSTYDISWDGDEK; this is encoded by the coding sequence TTGAATACTAGATTGCGAGTTTTGGTAACAGGGGCTCGGGCTCCTGTTACACTCCATGTTTGCCGATTATTAAAGCAGTCTGGTGCAGAAGTCTATGCTACTGATTGTACCAATTCGCCACTAACTAAAGTATCTAGTAGTATAAAGAAGTATATCCTCACTCCTTCTCCAAAATTTGAAACAAAAAATTATATTAAGGCATTAGTAGAAATTGTAAAAAAGGAGGAGATTGACTATTTAATTCCTACATGTGAAGAGATTTTTTATATCTCAATGTATAAAGAAGTAATTAGTCAATATTGTATCGTCCTGGTGGATGATTTCAGCAAATTAAACGTATTACATAATAAATACAAGTTTATAAAATTAGTAGAATTTTTAGGGTATCAAGTTCCAATTACTACGTTATTAACTGAAAACACGAAGGTAAATACATTGCCTGAAGAAACCGATTTAGTATTGAAAAAAGTATTTTCGAGGTTTTCGGATTCTGTTATTTTTTTATCTACAAAAAGTGAGATACCTCCAATATGTTTAAACGATTCAAGCTGGATTCTTCAAGAAAGAGTGAAGGGAGAACAATATTGTTCTTATTCGATTGCAGAAGATGGGAAAGTTCTTGCTCAGGCTGTGTATAAAAGTAACTTTACAGCGGGTTTAGGTGCAACCATTTCGTTTGAACATATCGAAAAAAGTGATATTAACCAGTTTGTTTGTCATATAGTTGAACATCTAAATTTTACAGGACAAATATCATTTGATTTTATTGTAGATAACCGTAATAGGGCGTTTCCAATTGAATGTAATCCAAGGGCTACAAGTGGGCTACACCTGTTTGATCAAGAAGTTGTAGAAGCTTTACTCTTGAAGTCTATCAAATATGTAATTCCTAAAAAGAAGAAAAAGGAAGCAATCAAATTAGCAATGTTCTTATATGGACTTCCACAGATTGATAATATGCGGAGGTTAGGAGAATGGCTGAAAATTGTCATAACATATAAAGACATTACCTTTCGCATAACAGATCCATTACCATATTTTTTTCAATTCATTAGTCTTATAAAAATGTGGAGAGAAAGTAAGAAAAACGCTGTTTCTTTACTCAAACAATCAACTTATGATATAAGCTGGGACGGTGATGAAAAATGA
- a CDS encoding pentapeptide repeat-containing protein, which translates to MSVEIEDLKSVKADCENCFGLCCVALPYLKSADFAYDKDSGIPCENLQTDYRCGIHRNLRKSGFRGCTVYECFGAGQKVSQFTYSGRDWRKNKEIEKEMFEVFPVMQQLHEMLRYLYEALNRKEASGIQTNIQQAIEKTERLTHLNPQSILKLDIIQHREYVNHLLIQTSEYVRANVKHDQKQRVKLKKGIDLIGSNFKGANFKGANLRGAFLIACDLRNSDLRFADFIGADLRDANICGANLTGSIFLTQVQVNSANGDHRTKLPPSLEIPSHWLN; encoded by the coding sequence TTGAGTGTTGAGATAGAAGACTTAAAAAGTGTAAAGGCAGATTGTGAGAATTGCTTTGGCTTATGTTGTGTTGCTTTACCTTACTTAAAATCTGCGGACTTTGCTTATGATAAGGATAGCGGAATTCCTTGTGAAAATCTTCAGACAGATTACCGGTGTGGGATTCATCGTAATTTAAGAAAGAGTGGATTTCGCGGTTGTACAGTTTATGAATGTTTTGGAGCCGGTCAAAAGGTTTCACAATTTACATACAGTGGAAGAGACTGGAGAAAAAACAAAGAAATTGAAAAGGAAATGTTTGAAGTATTTCCTGTTATGCAGCAACTTCATGAAATGCTTCGTTATTTATATGAAGCATTAAATAGAAAAGAAGCTAGTGGAATCCAAACAAACATACAACAAGCAATAGAAAAAACAGAACGTCTTACTCACCTAAATCCACAATCGATATTAAAATTAGATATAATCCAACATAGGGAATATGTTAATCATTTACTCATTCAAACAAGTGAATACGTACGGGCAAATGTTAAACATGATCAAAAACAAAGGGTTAAATTAAAAAAGGGAATTGATCTCATTGGTTCAAATTTTAAGGGCGCAAATTTCAAAGGAGCAAATTTAAGGGGAGCCTTTCTAATTGCATGTGATCTTAGAAATTCGGACTTAAGATTTGCTGATTTCATTGGGGCAGACTTACGGGATGCAAATATATGTGGAGCAAACTTAACAGGAAGTATCTTTTTAACTCAAGTACAAGTTAATTCTGCAAATGGAGATCATCGTACAAAATTGCCACCATCTCTAGAAATTCCTTCCCACTGGTTAAACTAA
- a CDS encoding rhamnogalacturonan acetylesterase, giving the protein MNQKFWILFVFVLICSTILFVSFDSVALINRKNPDSIHVYLIGDSTVSTYKPNAAPKMGWGQKINEFFHDSVVVHNLSVPGRSSKSFYEEGRFKIVNKQLEQGDYLLIQFGHNDAKKADARRYTDPFTTYKVYLKKYIAAAKEKGVVPILVTPVERRNFSANGAIIDSHGDYPLAMKQLAAEENVDLIDLTTKSKQLFNEIGPENTKKVFLWLEPGEYDHFPEGKKDNTHLQEEGAYQIAALVAKGLIEINSPLQHYINQE; this is encoded by the coding sequence TTGAATCAGAAGTTTTGGATTTTATTTGTTTTTGTCTTAATATGTTCAACGATATTATTCGTTTCATTTGATTCGGTTGCTTTAATAAATAGAAAAAACCCAGATTCTATACACGTTTACCTTATTGGTGATTCTACAGTATCCACCTATAAACCTAATGCGGCACCTAAAATGGGGTGGGGGCAAAAAATAAACGAATTTTTTCATGACAGTGTCGTCGTTCACAATCTTTCTGTTCCCGGAAGAAGCTCCAAAAGCTTTTATGAAGAAGGAAGATTTAAAATAGTAAACAAGCAATTAGAGCAAGGCGATTATCTATTAATACAATTTGGTCATAATGATGCTAAAAAAGCGGATGCAAGGCGATACACTGATCCATTTACGACCTACAAGGTGTATCTAAAAAAATATATAGCCGCAGCAAAGGAAAAAGGAGTAGTCCCTATACTGGTGACACCTGTTGAGAGACGAAATTTCTCTGCAAATGGAGCAATAATCGATTCCCATGGTGATTATCCTTTAGCCATGAAGCAATTAGCTGCTGAAGAGAATGTCGATTTAATAGATTTAACGACTAAGAGCAAGCAGTTGTTTAATGAAATAGGACCTGAAAATACGAAAAAAGTGTTTTTATGGCTCGAACCAGGTGAATATGATCACTTTCCTGAAGGGAAAAAAGATAATACACATTTACAAGAGGAAGGTGCATATCAAATTGCAGCGTTGGTTGCTAAAGGTTTGATTGAAATAAATTCTCCTCTTCAACACTATATTAATCAAGAATAA
- a CDS encoding Fur-regulated basic protein FbpA: MCEPTKEKSKSEIITALIDHNVYKMPDGRQFYEASEIELKTILYTHSNIKHIC; the protein is encoded by the coding sequence ATGTGTGAACCTACAAAAGAAAAATCCAAATCCGAAATTATTACAGCCTTGATTGATCATAATGTATATAAAATGCCTGATGGAAGACAATTTTATGAAGCTTCTGAAATTGAGCTTAAGACTATCCTTTATACACATTCTAATATTAAGCATATTTGTTAA
- a CDS encoding NAD-dependent epimerase/dehydratase family protein has protein sequence MRVLVTGATGFLGMKVAKRLALMGYEVIGTGRNVKIGEELSQNGIRFVRGALEDRDHIVALCHDQDFVIHCGALSSPWGKYKNFYEANVVGTQNVIEGCLKWNVNRLIHVSTPSIYFYYDERKNVKEDDVLPTKFVNHYAKTKYLGELEIDKAFQQGLPAITIRPRALFGPGDQAIFPRLIKVCEKGIFPKIGSGEVEIDMTYIENVVDAIVLCLSSSDSTLGQKYNITNGERVNLYSMIELVMNRLEKSFTYKEISFKKAFFLAKSLERISTLLLGGKEPLLTRYTVSVLSQSQTLSIEKARKELGYEPAISIEQGTNEFIEWWKNHAH, from the coding sequence ATGAGAGTGCTTGTTACAGGTGCAACAGGATTTTTAGGAATGAAAGTTGCAAAACGCCTTGCTTTGATGGGGTATGAAGTAATAGGGACAGGTCGAAATGTTAAGATTGGTGAAGAGTTATCACAAAATGGAATTCGCTTTGTTCGTGGTGCACTAGAAGACAGGGATCACATAGTGGCTCTTTGTCATGATCAAGATTTTGTGATCCATTGTGGTGCACTATCATCACCATGGGGGAAATACAAGAATTTTTATGAAGCAAATGTGGTAGGAACACAAAACGTAATCGAAGGCTGTTTAAAATGGAATGTAAACCGTTTAATTCATGTATCGACTCCAAGCATTTATTTTTATTATGACGAAAGAAAAAATGTAAAAGAAGATGATGTATTACCAACTAAATTTGTTAACCATTATGCTAAAACAAAATATCTTGGAGAACTTGAAATAGACAAAGCATTTCAACAAGGTCTTCCCGCAATCACAATTCGGCCACGTGCATTATTCGGACCAGGTGATCAAGCTATTTTCCCGAGATTAATTAAAGTATGTGAGAAAGGGATATTTCCGAAGATTGGTTCCGGCGAAGTTGAAATAGATATGACCTATATAGAGAATGTGGTCGATGCAATCGTTCTTTGTTTATCATCCAGTGATTCTACCCTTGGACAAAAATACAATATTACAAATGGTGAACGAGTAAATTTATATAGCATGATTGAATTGGTGATGAACAGATTAGAAAAATCATTTACATATAAAGAAATTTCATTTAAAAAGGCATTTTTCCTGGCGAAATCCCTGGAGCGGATTTCAACCCTGCTACTTGGAGGAAAAGAACCTTTATTAACACGTTATACAGTCAGCGTTTTATCACAATCACAAACCCTTTCAATAGAAAAAGCCAGAAAAGAATTAGGGTATGAACCGGCGATTTCAATTGAACAAGGAACAAATGAATTTATTGAATGGTGGAAAAATCATGCGCATTGA
- a CDS encoding TetR/AcrR family transcriptional regulator, translating into MGQRGRKQGSNGLESKAKLLSIATEEFATNGFHATKISTIVKRAGVTQPTFYLYFHSKEAIFQELVNHFRTKLSQLSQESRLESGLDGTNLPGRIAGGLAAIFSFLNDDPHLTKIGFFISAEADDIKNQIAEQITSNLISEQNDGYFRQDLDMRTVADSLVGVIERLTVTSLFNGIKKPEELANEIVNLYLYGLQSK; encoded by the coding sequence ATGGGACAAAGAGGTCGAAAACAAGGTTCAAATGGACTAGAAAGTAAAGCGAAGTTACTATCAATTGCAACCGAAGAATTTGCCACAAATGGATTTCATGCAACAAAAATTAGTACAATCGTTAAAAGAGCTGGTGTTACTCAACCGACTTTTTATCTATATTTCCATAGCAAAGAAGCTATTTTTCAGGAACTAGTTAATCATTTTCGGACTAAGTTATCGCAACTTTCACAAGAAAGTAGACTTGAATCCGGATTGGATGGTACCAATCTTCCTGGAAGAATAGCCGGTGGGCTTGCCGCCATCTTTTCCTTTCTAAACGATGACCCTCATTTAACTAAGATCGGTTTTTTCATTTCAGCAGAAGCTGATGATATTAAAAATCAAATTGCAGAGCAAATAACAAGTAACTTAATCTCAGAACAGAATGATGGATATTTTCGTCAAGATCTTGACATGAGAACGGTTGCAGATAGTTTAGTCGGAGTGATTGAACGTCTTACTGTGACAAGTCTTTTTAATGGAATTAAGAAACCGGAAGAATTAGCAAATGAGATTGTTAATCTTTATTTGTACGGGTTGCAGTCAAAATAG
- a CDS encoding MBL fold metallo-hydrolase, which produces MRIEMVKLFECGYCTHPEKIVNPKRPFKKIKFPATVALLKHPTKGYILFDTGYSKGFLDATRSFPYSIYAKLTPVFYSETQSIKNQLKNEGIHPSEIRYIILSHFHGDHTAGLDDFPSAKILTFKKAYDHIKQFNKIKALTKGCLVDLLPEDLPNRMNFIDEQPEILLSSEFHPFHEGFDVFGDGSLFAVDLTGHAIGQFGIFILLKSGKQLLLCADAVWTSQAYEELVFPHKIANLLIEDRAAYRENIEKLHQLSKNSPGIDILPTHCQKTWNLVKEGCIYE; this is translated from the coding sequence ATGCGCATTGAAATGGTCAAACTATTCGAATGTGGTTATTGCACACATCCTGAAAAGATCGTAAATCCTAAAAGGCCTTTTAAGAAAATAAAGTTTCCAGCTACAGTAGCATTATTGAAGCATCCTACGAAAGGATATATCTTATTTGATACAGGTTATTCAAAGGGTTTTTTAGATGCAACAAGATCATTCCCTTATTCAATTTATGCAAAACTAACTCCTGTATTTTATTCAGAAACACAATCGATTAAAAATCAACTAAAAAATGAAGGAATTCATCCATCAGAGATACGATATATTATCTTATCTCATTTTCATGGAGACCACACAGCAGGGCTAGATGATTTTCCTTCTGCGAAAATCCTAACTTTTAAAAAGGCATATGATCATATTAAGCAATTTAACAAAATTAAAGCTTTAACAAAAGGATGTTTAGTTGATTTACTACCAGAGGATTTACCTAATAGGATGAACTTTATAGATGAACAACCTGAAATATTATTAAGCAGTGAATTTCATCCGTTTCATGAAGGCTTTGATGTATTTGGAGATGGTTCTCTTTTTGCTGTTGATTTAACAGGTCATGCAATCGGGCAGTTCGGAATTTTTATCCTCTTGAAAAGTGGAAAACAATTATTGCTTTGTGCTGATGCAGTCTGGACAAGTCAGGCATATGAGGAATTAGTATTCCCTCACAAAATTGCTAATTTGTTAATTGAAGATAGAGCTGCTTATCGGGAAAATATAGAGAAGCTCCATCAACTTTCAAAGAATTCACCTGGTATTGATATTTTGCCAACCCATTGTCAAAAAACATGGAATTTGGTGAAAGAGGGTTGTATATATGAATAA
- a CDS encoding F390 synthetase-related protein, with protein sequence MNKLVLLKQYMISKYIRRFHSRKAIEAYQHKKIKKHLSFVLNYSPFYQNYYRNHQLHWETLPVISKREMMDHFDELNTVGIEKEKAFQLAAKAEITRDFSPKIDDVSIGLSSGTSGNRGVFLVSEKESAMWAGEVLAKLLPGSLFQEHKIAFFLRANNNLYESTKSSKISFHFFDLVEELHHHMSKLNDLKPTIIIAPPSMLRIIAEWKRDQHIDINPKKVISVAEVLEDVDKIFIEDIFQQTLHQVYQATEGFLATTCSQGVLHMNEDLLAIQKEYLDKENGIFVPIITDFTRRTQPLIRYRLNDVLIERKTPCLCGSHFLALERIDGRCDDIFYGVHKHTEKKHMLFPDFIRRAIMFSSEDILEYKVTQKELLSIDIKLKVKHDRSEVEALVIQELVKLWKEHMLVLPQFSFTEYDLIASDRKRKRIESVLKEEIQHETI encoded by the coding sequence ATGAATAAATTAGTACTTTTAAAACAATATATGATATCTAAATATATAAGACGATTTCACTCAAGAAAGGCTATAGAAGCATATCAACATAAAAAAATTAAAAAGCATCTATCATTTGTTTTAAATTATTCTCCTTTTTATCAGAACTATTATCGGAATCACCAGCTTCATTGGGAAACATTACCCGTTATATCAAAGAGAGAAATGATGGATCATTTTGATGAATTAAACACGGTAGGCATAGAGAAGGAGAAAGCCTTTCAATTAGCAGCCAAAGCTGAGATTACAAGGGATTTTTCACCGAAGATTGATGATGTGTCAATTGGTTTATCCTCCGGGACAAGTGGAAATCGCGGGGTATTCTTAGTAAGTGAAAAAGAATCAGCGATGTGGGCTGGCGAGGTACTTGCAAAATTACTACCTGGAAGTCTATTTCAAGAACATAAAATTGCTTTTTTCCTGCGTGCAAACAATAATTTATATGAATCAACAAAAAGTAGTAAAATAAGCTTTCATTTCTTTGATTTAGTTGAAGAATTACATCATCATATGAGTAAACTGAATGACTTGAAGCCTACGATTATCATAGCACCTCCATCTATGTTACGAATAATCGCAGAATGGAAAAGGGATCAGCACATTGATATTAATCCTAAAAAAGTCATTTCAGTTGCTGAAGTTTTAGAAGATGTTGATAAAATTTTTATTGAAGATATTTTTCAGCAAACACTACATCAGGTTTATCAAGCAACAGAAGGATTTTTAGCAACAACGTGCTCACAAGGTGTACTTCATATGAATGAAGATTTACTCGCTATACAGAAAGAGTATTTAGATAAAGAAAACGGAATTTTCGTTCCTATCATTACTGATTTTACTAGAAGAACACAGCCATTAATACGTTATCGATTAAATGATGTTTTAATTGAAAGGAAAACTCCTTGTCTATGTGGATCACATTTTTTAGCCTTAGAGCGTATTGATGGACGATGTGATGATATCTTTTATGGAGTCCATAAGCATACTGAAAAGAAACATATGCTGTTTCCAGATTTCATCAGGAGAGCAATCATGTTTTCTTCAGAAGATATACTAGAATATAAGGTAACACAGAAGGAACTTCTAAGTATTGATATTAAGTTAAAGGTGAAACATGATAGATCAGAAGTAGAAGCATTGGTTATACAAGAGTTAGTAAAGCTATGGAAAGAACATATGCTTGTCTTACCTCAGTTTTCCTTTACAGAATACGATTTGATTGCCTCCGATCGTAAAAGAAAGCGAATAGAAAGTGTCCTAAAGGAAGAAATCCAGCATGAAACTATATGA
- a CDS encoding glycoside hydrolase family 18 protein: MRKNIIIFLMIILVFTGGFLLGIFFQNNNDKQTNTPKLVTKAPGSKKKPTEKEIPQYSKEKEKVLIGYVQDFRDPSTIDYTNLTHVIFSFAHPAKDGSVLMNGEQAKINLKTMVKKAREHNTKVLLAVGGWYHIQGGESYEYFKAAISSTTSRSKLVNELISITKTENLDGIDIDFEHPRSNEDAKNLNIFIKMLDEKLSKLDKELTIAVYSKIHSVTGTEIQSVVFKPEMFKHVDFVNIMAYDGQWDGEYNAANLSPYRFAEDIVEYWSNLFNKHHLPKEKLVLGVPFYAQPEDVSINQMSYGAIVNENPENAKRDTVKLHGTTYHYNGVETMKKKTNLALENGFGGMMIWELGHDAKGNYSLTSTILNELTKEDEQPSIFAKD; encoded by the coding sequence GTGAGGAAAAACATCATCATATTCCTAATGATCATACTAGTATTTACAGGTGGCTTTTTATTAGGCATCTTTTTTCAAAATAATAACGATAAGCAAACGAATACTCCAAAGTTGGTAACAAAAGCACCGGGATCGAAAAAGAAACCGACTGAAAAGGAAATCCCTCAATATTCAAAAGAAAAAGAAAAAGTATTAATTGGGTATGTGCAGGATTTCAGAGATCCATCCACTATTGATTATACAAACCTAACACATGTCATATTTTCCTTTGCTCACCCTGCAAAGGATGGAAGTGTTCTAATGAATGGAGAACAAGCTAAAATAAATTTAAAGACAATGGTGAAAAAAGCACGTGAGCACAATACAAAAGTATTATTAGCTGTTGGTGGCTGGTACCACATCCAAGGTGGAGAGTCGTACGAATATTTTAAAGCTGCAATTTCTTCTACTACGTCACGCTCAAAACTAGTAAATGAACTTATTTCTATAACAAAAACAGAAAACCTTGATGGAATAGACATCGATTTTGAACATCCGAGATCTAATGAAGATGCAAAGAACTTGAATATTTTTATTAAAATGCTTGATGAAAAGTTGTCTAAGCTTGATAAAGAATTAACGATTGCCGTATATTCAAAGATTCATAGTGTTACAGGAACAGAAATACAATCTGTGGTGTTTAAGCCTGAGATGTTCAAGCATGTTGATTTTGTGAATATTATGGCATATGACGGCCAATGGGACGGCGAGTATAATGCGGCAAATTTATCTCCTTATAGGTTTGCAGAAGATATTGTAGAGTATTGGTCAAATTTGTTTAATAAACATCATTTACCTAAAGAAAAACTTGTCTTAGGTGTTCCATTCTATGCACAACCGGAAGATGTCTCCATTAACCAGATGTCATATGGCGCCATTGTTAATGAGAATCCGGAAAATGCCAAACGGGATACTGTAAAGTTACATGGTACAACCTATCACTACAATGGTGTAGAAACAATGAAAAAGAAAACAAATCTGGCTTTGGAAAATGGATTTGGAGGCATGATGATATGGGAGTTAGGGCATGATGCTAAAGGAAATTATAGTCTAACAAGTACAATTTTAAATGAGTTGACGAAGGAAGATGAACAACCGTCTATTTTTGCGAAAGACTAG